The following proteins are encoded in a genomic region of Pseudodesulfovibrio mercurii:
- a CDS encoding MFS transporter: protein MGQICDGYILGIVGIALTYATGALGLDGFWMGLIGAGALFGILLGSLLGGIVIDRVGRKTAYSFVAIFSLALSVLQFFLSDPTTLVAVRFLLGMCVGADYTVGVALLSEWTPERIRTKMMSWLMAAWTFGYIISYFAGLLIASKGGDMGESGWRWIISSSAVLALLTLIVRVGSPESPSWTLAKKGSRAALDLIHRHLGTNYDLPEKKEEKPSASFFRLFSPALWRNTITSCTFFLCQVLPFFAISIFLPVVVKGLHIANPHASGMMYNGFTMVGVIIGILIADVISRRAFLLWTFYGAAAILTVMTVWQNMPPTLALVLLGAFSTVLAISIVAEWLYPPELFPTELRGSGVGLTIAASRIGAGMGTWMLPVVMEQYGVTVTLGCCIATLVIGGLVCQVLAPETSPRFMKSRSEATPATSV from the coding sequence ATGGGCCAGATCTGTGACGGCTATATACTGGGTATTGTCGGCATTGCCCTGACCTATGCCACGGGAGCCCTCGGACTGGACGGCTTCTGGATGGGACTGATCGGAGCGGGCGCGCTCTTCGGCATCCTGCTCGGCAGCCTGCTCGGCGGAATCGTCATCGACCGGGTAGGCAGAAAGACCGCCTATTCCTTTGTCGCGATCTTCAGCCTGGCCCTGTCCGTTCTGCAGTTCTTCTTGTCCGATCCCACAACCCTGGTGGCGGTACGCTTCCTGCTGGGCATGTGCGTGGGCGCGGACTACACGGTCGGCGTGGCCCTGCTCAGCGAATGGACCCCGGAACGGATTCGGACCAAAATGATGAGCTGGCTCATGGCCGCCTGGACCTTCGGCTACATCATCTCCTACTTCGCCGGGCTGCTCATCGCTTCCAAGGGCGGCGACATGGGGGAAAGCGGCTGGCGGTGGATCATCTCCTCCTCCGCAGTGCTCGCCCTGCTCACCCTGATCGTCCGCGTCGGTTCCCCGGAATCCCCGAGCTGGACCCTGGCCAAGAAGGGCTCCCGTGCGGCCCTCGACCTTATCCACCGTCATCTCGGCACGAACTACGACCTGCCGGAAAAGAAGGAAGAGAAGCCTTCCGCCTCGTTCTTCCGCCTCTTCAGCCCCGCGCTGTGGCGCAACACCATCACCTCCTGCACCTTCTTCCTCTGCCAGGTCCTGCCCTTCTTCGCCATCTCCATCTTCCTTCCCGTGGTCGTCAAGGGACTGCACATCGCCAATCCCCACGCCTCGGGAATGATGTATAACGGTTTCACCATGGTCGGCGTCATCATCGGCATCCTGATCGCCGACGTCATCTCCCGCCGTGCGTTCCTGCTGTGGACCTTCTACGGAGCAGCGGCCATTCTGACCGTCATGACCGTCTGGCAGAACATGCCGCCCACCCTCGCGCTGGTTCTGCTGGGCGCCTTCTCCACCGTGCTGGCCATCTCCATCGTGGCTGAGTGGCTGTATCCGCCCGAGCTCTTCCCCACCGAGCTCAGGGGTTCCGGCGTCGGTCTGACCATCGCCGCCAGCCGCATCGGCGCAGGCATGGGCACCTGGATGCTGCCGGTCGTCATGGAACAGTACGGCGTCACCGTCACCCTGGGCTGCTGCATCGCCACCCTGGTCATCGGCGGCCTCGTCTGCCAGGTCCTGGCGCCCGAGACTTCGCCCAGGTTCATGAAATCCCGTTCCGAAGCAACACCCGCAACCTCCGTCTAG
- a CDS encoding DMT family transporter, with product MSTRTLHLSASSSGYGFTVLAAFSWSLMTLFAKAMLAAGLSPMEISFWRAAIGGLFFIASAASLRALRIPPARALLFILWGMLSIAGLFLVFLLSIQYSGAAMGEILLYTAPVWVAVFSRYISHEEVSNRKWLAIVMALCGVIFICFSGGSIRGEVSPVGILCGLASGLCYALQYPFFKHWQKHYRTETIYAYMEMGGVLAMLPFVHFHTAYTPQTWSMVVLMAFFTGYLAFWAYGQGLKRLPQVHVAVLCNLEPILGTVWACRFFDENFSPAGWAGFSLILLGVLILATERPRHAG from the coding sequence ATGTCCACCCGGACCCTGCACCTGTCCGCCTCCTCCTCCGGCTACGGCTTCACCGTACTGGCCGCCTTCAGCTGGTCCCTGATGACCCTGTTCGCAAAGGCCATGCTCGCGGCGGGGCTGTCCCCCATGGAAATCTCGTTCTGGCGGGCGGCCATCGGCGGCCTCTTCTTCATCGCCTCCGCCGCTTCCCTCCGCGCCTTGCGGATTCCTCCCGCCCGGGCGCTGCTGTTCATCCTCTGGGGAATGCTGAGCATCGCCGGACTGTTCCTCGTCTTTCTGCTGTCCATCCAGTACAGCGGCGCGGCCATGGGGGAAATTCTGCTCTACACGGCTCCGGTATGGGTGGCGGTCTTCTCCAGGTACATCTCGCACGAGGAGGTCTCCAACCGTAAATGGCTCGCCATCGTCATGGCCCTTTGCGGCGTGATCTTCATCTGTTTTTCCGGCGGCAGCATCCGGGGCGAGGTCTCCCCGGTCGGCATTCTCTGCGGCCTGGCCTCCGGACTGTGCTACGCCCTCCAGTACCCGTTCTTCAAACACTGGCAGAAACATTACCGAACCGAAACGATATACGCCTACATGGAAATGGGCGGCGTCCTGGCCATGCTGCCCTTCGTCCACTTCCACACCGCCTACACCCCGCAAACGTGGTCGATGGTCGTGCTCATGGCGTTCTTCACGGGCTACCTCGCGTTCTGGGCATACGGCCAGGGGTTGAAACGGCTGCCGCAGGTGCACGTGGCCGTGCTCTGCAACCTGGAGCCGATCCTGGGCACGGTCTGGGCCTGCCGCTTCTTTGACGAGAACTTCTCCCCGGCGGGCTGGGCCGGGTTCTCCCTCATCCTCCTCGGCGTCCTGATATTGGCCACGGAGCGGCCCCGACATGCCGGGTAG
- the lpxB gene encoding lipid-A-disaccharide synthase, which translates to MPGSIWINCSEASGDMYAGALAGELLRLDPQLEIGGLGGRMLERGGAKVHFPMARLCFAGFIDVLRGLPGIFRLHREIVRAWKRHRPDVVVMIDCPDFNLPLAKAAHAMGIPVLYFIAPQFWAWKQQGLKTLRRCVRSTLCALPFEPTFLRDRGCRSLYAGHPLLDMIPLQSLDRVQVDQYQVGIMPGSRKKEIAFLLPAFGEAAARIHREMPWISFSIARAPGIGRRYVRRFWPDGVPAVIVEPDDRFEMIRRSGMVLAASGTATLETGLIGTPTIVAYKLDPPAAYLLRRLATSKWISLTNILLREEVFPEYLQERATADNCHAQMAAWLNDPDQLPHIRNKLQALRRVAGPTGGIRFAAETILAQRKGERQ; encoded by the coding sequence ATGCCGGGTAGCATCTGGATCAATTGCAGCGAGGCGTCCGGCGACATGTACGCCGGAGCCCTGGCGGGCGAACTGCTCAGGCTCGACCCCCAACTCGAAATCGGCGGTCTGGGCGGGCGAATGCTGGAGCGCGGCGGGGCCAAGGTGCACTTCCCCATGGCCCGCCTGTGCTTTGCCGGATTCATCGACGTGCTGCGCGGCCTGCCCGGCATCTTCCGCCTGCACCGCGAGATCGTGCGGGCATGGAAACGGCATCGCCCCGACGTGGTCGTCATGATCGACTGCCCGGATTTCAACCTGCCGCTGGCCAAGGCCGCCCACGCCATGGGCATCCCGGTTCTCTACTTCATCGCCCCGCAGTTCTGGGCCTGGAAGCAGCAGGGGCTGAAGACCCTGCGACGCTGCGTGCGCAGCACGCTCTGCGCCCTGCCCTTCGAGCCGACCTTCCTCCGCGACCGGGGTTGCCGGTCGCTGTATGCGGGCCACCCCCTCCTGGACATGATCCCCCTGCAAAGTCTGGATCGCGTCCAGGTCGATCAGTACCAGGTGGGCATCATGCCGGGGAGCCGGAAAAAGGAGATCGCCTTCCTCCTCCCCGCATTCGGAGAGGCGGCGGCGCGCATCCACCGCGAAATGCCCTGGATCTCCTTTTCAATCGCCAGAGCCCCGGGCATCGGCCGACGCTATGTGCGCCGGTTCTGGCCGGACGGCGTTCCCGCCGTCATCGTGGAACCCGACGACCGGTTCGAGATGATACGGCGATCCGGCATGGTGCTGGCGGCGTCGGGAACGGCGACGCTCGAAACCGGCCTGATCGGGACCCCGACCATCGTCGCCTACAAGCTCGACCCCCCGGCGGCCTATCTCCTGCGCAGGCTAGCCACGTCGAAATGGATCAGCCTGACCAACATCCTGCTCCGCGAGGAGGTGTTCCCGGAATACCTCCAGGAGCGCGCCACGGCGGACAACTGCCACGCACAAATGGCGGCATGGCTGAACGATCCCGACCAGCTGCCGCATATTCGCAACAAACTGCAAGCGCTACGCCGCGTCGCCGGTCCCACGGGCGGCATCCGGTTCGCGGCGGAAACGATTCTTGCCCAACGGAAAGGAGAACGGCAATGA
- the proC gene encoding pyrroline-5-carboxylate reductase: MNIGFIGTGNMGGAIIRRLKSAEGITVFGLNRTRSKLEALAKETGLIPCADIRELTEKSDIVVLAVKPQHAEALWSETIPALTKDKCLVSIAAGLTQADLRRGVDGICPVVRTMPNSPSLIGEGVTAVCFDDPGLTDRQKEGVRAMFQYSGDVHVLPEQLFDVFTAVIGSGPAFIFYLIEAMIESGVELGLERESSSRMVKKLFRGASLMAEQSDRHIALLREMSVAPRGTTIAALAHFDRTAVRGNIMDAIRVAFDRSVEMGGGSMS, translated from the coding sequence ATGAACATCGGCTTCATCGGAACGGGCAACATGGGCGGGGCCATCATCCGAAGGCTCAAGAGCGCGGAAGGCATCACCGTCTTCGGATTGAACCGGACCAGAAGCAAACTGGAGGCGCTGGCAAAGGAAACCGGGCTCATCCCGTGCGCCGACATACGGGAACTGACGGAGAAATCGGACATAGTCGTCCTGGCCGTGAAGCCGCAGCACGCCGAGGCGCTGTGGTCCGAGACCATTCCGGCCTTGACAAAGGACAAGTGCCTGGTTTCCATTGCGGCGGGTCTGACCCAGGCGGACCTGCGGCGCGGCGTGGACGGCATCTGCCCCGTCGTCCGCACCATGCCCAACAGCCCGTCCCTGATCGGCGAGGGCGTCACCGCCGTGTGCTTCGACGACCCCGGCCTGACCGACCGGCAAAAAGAGGGCGTCCGTGCCATGTTTCAATACTCGGGAGACGTCCACGTCCTGCCGGAGCAGCTGTTCGACGTCTTTACCGCGGTGATCGGTTCGGGACCGGCGTTCATCTTCTACCTCATCGAAGCCATGATCGAGTCCGGGGTGGAATTGGGGCTGGAGCGGGAGAGCTCCTCCCGCATGGTCAAGAAACTGTTCCGGGGCGCGAGCCTCATGGCGGAACAATCGGACCGGCACATCGCCCTGCTCCGGGAAATGTCCGTGGCCCCGCGCGGGACGACCATCGCCGCCCTGGCCCATTTCGACCGCACCGCCGTGCGCGGGAACATCATGGATGCGATCCGGGTCGCCTTTGATCGCAGTGTGGAGATGGGCGGCGGCTCCATGTCCTAG
- a CDS encoding YhdT family protein, whose amino-acid sequence MDMKQDKRGRQANREALLSLAVYALYFAWWYACGYGLGSGDPETYDYVFGFPAWFFYSCIVGYPLITLLLWAVIRFLFRDIPLDADGTAPEEGDKP is encoded by the coding sequence ATGGATATGAAACAGGATAAAAGAGGCAGGCAGGCCAACCGGGAAGCGCTCCTCTCCCTGGCCGTCTATGCCCTGTATTTCGCTTGGTGGTATGCCTGCGGCTACGGCCTGGGCTCGGGCGATCCCGAAACGTACGACTACGTCTTCGGGTTCCCCGCATGGTTCTTCTACAGCTGCATCGTGGGCTATCCGCTCATCACCCTGCTGCTCTGGGCGGTCATCCGGTTCCTCTTCAGAGACATCCCCCTGGACGCCGACGGAACGGCCCCGGAAGAGGGAGACAAGCCATGA
- the panF gene encoding sodium/pantothenate symporter, with amino-acid sequence MNASIQIVIPVIVYLAASIGIALWARGRSDGATSQGFIEEYFLGSRSMGGFVLAMTIVASYASASSFVGGPGVAYRLGLSWVLLAMIQVPTVFLTLGILGKRFAIVARETRSVTITDYLRARYRSDTVVILCSLALIVFFMTAMLAQFIGGARLFQTVTGYPYVVGLALFGLSVVLYTAVGGFRAVVMTDAIQGLVMTTAVVVVLLAVIKAGGGVARCVATLRDIDPGLITPTGPNNAVPQPFTLSFWVLVGIGVLGLPQTSQRCMGYRDSRAMHQAMVVGTLFIGFMILCVHLAGAFGRAVFPELPAGDLAMPTLIVQLLPPVWAGIFIAGPMAAIMSTVDSMLLLVSAAIIKDLYIQFRLHGDASAMPVAMLKKASFAITAVAGLLVVIAAIEPPDLLVWINIFAFGGLEAAFLCPIVLGLYWKRGNAAGAITSILGGVGAYIILSLAKPDMGGMHAIVPTTLVSAAGYVAGSLLFRSKEKHSTAL; translated from the coding sequence ATGAACGCCTCGATCCAGATCGTCATCCCCGTGATCGTGTACCTGGCGGCGTCCATCGGCATCGCCCTGTGGGCCCGCGGACGATCCGACGGCGCCACCTCGCAGGGGTTCATCGAGGAATACTTCCTCGGCAGCCGGTCCATGGGCGGCTTCGTGCTGGCCATGACCATCGTGGCCAGCTACGCCAGCGCCAGCAGCTTTGTCGGCGGCCCCGGCGTCGCCTACCGGCTGGGCCTCAGCTGGGTGCTGCTCGCCATGATCCAGGTCCCCACGGTCTTCCTCACCCTGGGCATCCTGGGAAAACGGTTCGCCATCGTGGCCCGTGAAACCCGTTCCGTGACGATCACGGACTACCTGCGCGCCCGGTACCGCAGCGACACCGTGGTCATCCTCTGCTCCCTGGCGCTGATCGTCTTCTTCATGACCGCCATGCTGGCGCAGTTCATCGGCGGGGCCCGGCTCTTCCAGACCGTCACGGGCTACCCCTACGTCGTGGGGCTGGCCCTGTTCGGCCTCAGCGTGGTGCTCTACACGGCCGTGGGCGGATTCCGCGCCGTGGTCATGACCGACGCCATCCAGGGACTCGTCATGACCACGGCCGTCGTGGTGGTGCTGCTGGCGGTCATCAAGGCGGGCGGCGGCGTGGCCCGGTGCGTCGCCACCCTGCGGGATATCGACCCCGGTCTGATCACGCCCACCGGACCGAACAACGCGGTGCCCCAGCCCTTCACCCTCTCCTTCTGGGTGCTGGTCGGCATCGGCGTCCTGGGCCTGCCGCAGACCTCGCAACGGTGCATGGGCTACCGGGACTCCCGGGCCATGCACCAGGCCATGGTCGTCGGCACCCTGTTCATCGGCTTCATGATCCTGTGCGTCCACCTCGCCGGGGCCTTCGGTCGCGCGGTGTTCCCGGAGTTGCCCGCCGGCGACCTGGCCATGCCCACCCTGATCGTCCAACTGCTCCCCCCGGTCTGGGCGGGTATCTTCATCGCCGGGCCCATGGCGGCCATCATGTCCACCGTGGACTCCATGCTGCTGCTCGTCTCGGCGGCCATCATCAAGGACCTGTACATCCAGTTCAGGCTGCATGGCGACGCCTCGGCAATGCCCGTGGCCATGCTCAAGAAGGCGAGCTTCGCCATCACGGCGGTGGCGGGCCTGCTGGTGGTCATCGCGGCCATCGAGCCGCCGGACCTGCTGGTCTGGATCAACATCTTCGCCTTCGGCGGGCTGGAGGCGGCGTTCCTCTGCCCCATCGTGCTCGGGCTCTACTGGAAAAGGGGCAACGCGGCCGGGGCCATCACCTCCATCCTCGGCGGCGTGGGCGCCTACATCATCCTGTCCCTGGCCAAGCCGGACATGGGCGGCATGCACGCCATCGTCCCCACCACCCTTGTCAGCGCGGCGGGCTATGTCGCCGGTTCATTACTGTTCCGGAGTAAGGAAAAGCATTCCACCGCATTATGA
- a CDS encoding CGGC domain-containing protein has product MSKPIKIGIVICDRYRTCAGGKCLRAMRERAGAFSLYEGKEIELVGYTTCNGCPGGNVEYLGDEMVRNGVDVIHLATGLIVGYPPCPHIETFKSFLETRYGIKVVVGTHPIPEKYRLMHTKLGSWETPEWQPVLAASIADEATRKAYD; this is encoded by the coding sequence ATGAGCAAGCCGATCAAGATCGGGATTGTCATCTGTGACCGCTACCGGACCTGCGCCGGTGGCAAGTGCCTGCGGGCCATGCGCGAGCGCGCGGGCGCATTTTCCCTGTATGAAGGCAAGGAGATCGAACTGGTCGGGTACACCACCTGCAACGGCTGTCCCGGCGGCAATGTGGAGTATCTGGGCGACGAGATGGTCCGAAACGGCGTGGACGTCATCCACCTGGCCACCGGGCTTATCGTGGGCTACCCTCCTTGTCCGCACATCGAGACCTTCAAGTCCTTTCTGGAAACCCGGTACGGGATCAAGGTCGTCGTCGGCACCCATCCCATCCCGGAAAAATACCGCCTCATGCACACGAAGCTCGGCTCCTGGGAAACTCCGGAGTGGCAGCCCGTGCTTGCGGCCTCCATTGCGGACGAGGCGACCCGCAAGGCATACGACTAA
- a CDS encoding FadR/GntR family transcriptional regulator: MGRKSRSDEAVESIEAMIADNGWGSGFQLPSQRALAEELPFSRPTIREALVTMEARGRIEIRPGKGMFLAGGEPGGTAPSSVAKVQIPRELSGRVSQMYQFRYAIEPAIAGLVAVNGTNAQIADMNAVVEAMRKAMARQDYAAFFDLDFSFHTLMIEAANNRFFTEAISPFMELFFESQKLPLAFDEGVVETVCEHEELMRHIQAGNAAEAHRAMERHIHGVAKRARVELVE; this comes from the coding sequence GTGGGACGCAAGTCGCGGTCGGACGAGGCCGTGGAGAGCATCGAGGCCATGATCGCCGACAACGGGTGGGGCAGCGGGTTTCAATTGCCGTCCCAGCGGGCGCTGGCCGAGGAGTTGCCCTTCAGCCGACCGACCATCCGGGAGGCCCTGGTGACCATGGAGGCCAGGGGACGGATCGAGATCAGGCCCGGCAAGGGCATGTTCCTGGCCGGAGGCGAGCCGGGCGGGACGGCGCCGTCCTCCGTCGCCAAGGTGCAGATTCCCAGGGAGTTGTCCGGCCGGGTGTCCCAGATGTACCAGTTCCGCTACGCCATCGAGCCGGCCATTGCCGGGCTGGTCGCGGTCAACGGGACCAACGCGCAGATCGCGGACATGAATGCGGTGGTGGAGGCCATGCGCAAGGCCATGGCCCGGCAGGATTACGCAGCCTTCTTCGATCTCGATTTTTCCTTCCACACCCTGATGATCGAGGCCGCCAACAACAGGTTTTTCACCGAGGCCATCTCCCCGTTCATGGAGCTGTTTTTCGAGAGCCAGAAGCTGCCCCTGGCCTTTGACGAGGGCGTGGTCGAGACCGTGTGCGAGCATGAGGAGCTGATGCGGCACATCCAGGCGGGCAACGCGGCCGAGGCCCATCGGGCCATGGAGCGGCACATCCACGGCGTGGCCAAACGGGCACGGGTCGAGCTGGTGGAGTAG
- a CDS encoding transporter substrate-binding domain-containing protein: MKTPISTFCKMVLACMLALVLACGPALASDTLSQIKDAGVLKVAVPQDFPPFGSVGPDMQPLGYDIDMASLIAAKLGVKVKLVPVTSTNRIPYLTTGKVDLVISSLGKNPKRAAVIDFSDAYAPFFNGVFGTSDEKVAGPADLADKTVAVTRGSIEDLELTKVAPESTVIKRFEDNSSTIAAYQTGQVDLVATGNVVAASINEKKPAKMLETKFMIKNSPCYVGIAKDQPALMAKVNAIIAGAKKDGSLGAISEKWLHNPLPENL; this comes from the coding sequence ATGAAAACCCCGATCAGCACCTTCTGCAAGATGGTCCTCGCGTGCATGCTGGCCCTGGTCCTTGCCTGCGGCCCCGCCCTGGCTTCGGACACCCTTTCACAGATCAAGGACGCCGGAGTCCTCAAGGTCGCCGTGCCCCAGGACTTCCCCCCCTTCGGTTCCGTCGGCCCGGACATGCAGCCCCTCGGCTATGACATAGACATGGCTTCCCTGATCGCCGCCAAGCTCGGCGTGAAGGTCAAGCTGGTCCCGGTCACCAGCACCAACCGCATCCCCTACCTGACCACCGGCAAGGTCGATCTGGTCATCTCCTCGCTGGGCAAGAACCCCAAACGGGCAGCGGTCATCGACTTCTCCGACGCCTACGCCCCGTTCTTCAACGGCGTTTTCGGCACCAGCGACGAAAAGGTCGCCGGACCCGCCGATCTGGCCGACAAGACCGTTGCCGTCACCCGCGGCTCCATCGAGGATCTGGAACTGACCAAGGTCGCGCCCGAGTCCACGGTCATCAAACGGTTCGAGGACAACAGCTCCACCATTGCGGCCTACCAGACCGGCCAGGTGGATCTGGTCGCCACCGGCAATGTCGTGGCCGCCTCCATCAACGAGAAAAAGCCCGCCAAGATGCTGGAGACCAAGTTCATGATCAAGAATTCGCCCTGCTACGTGGGCATCGCCAAGGATCAGCCCGCGCTCATGGCCAAGGTCAATGCCATCATTGCCGGCGCCAAGAAGGACGGCTCCCTGGGCGCCATTTCCGAGAAGTGGCTGCACAACCCCCTGCCCGAGAACCTGTAG
- a CDS encoding amino acid ABC transporter permease → MSYQFSIEPIINNWDLFVGGALTTLLLTALGSAVGIGAGILGAVSRAWKLKILHPVYTVYVECVRNTPFLVQLYFIFFGLPALGVKLSGWEASFLAMALNLGAYSTEIIRAGVQSIPRGQVEAAESLALSRWQTFRFVILRPALKNVWPALCSQIIIVMLGSSVCSQVAAQELTYTANLIQSRTFRAFEIYAFSTLVYLLLAVVVRKCLNVVGHRFIFGRTA, encoded by the coding sequence ATGTCATATCAATTTTCCATAGAGCCGATCATCAACAACTGGGACCTGTTCGTGGGCGGGGCGCTGACGACCCTGCTCCTGACCGCCCTCGGGTCGGCCGTCGGCATCGGGGCCGGGATTCTCGGCGCGGTCTCCCGGGCCTGGAAGTTGAAGATCCTGCACCCGGTCTACACCGTGTACGTGGAGTGTGTCCGGAACACCCCGTTCCTCGTCCAGCTCTACTTCATCTTTTTCGGCCTGCCCGCCCTCGGCGTGAAGCTGAGCGGATGGGAGGCCTCGTTCCTGGCCATGGCCCTCAACCTCGGGGCCTACTCGACCGAGATCATCCGGGCGGGCGTCCAGTCCATCCCGCGCGGCCAGGTCGAGGCTGCCGAGTCCCTGGCCCTGAGCCGGTGGCAGACTTTCCGTTTCGTCATCCTGCGGCCGGCCCTGAAAAACGTCTGGCCCGCCCTGTGCAGCCAGATCATCATCGTCATGCTCGGCTCCTCCGTCTGTTCCCAGGTGGCGGCCCAGGAGCTGACCTACACCGCCAACCTGATCCAGTCCCGAACCTTCAGGGCGTTCGAGATCTACGCCTTCAGCACGCTCGTATATCTCCTGCTGGCGGTCGTGGTGCGCAAATGCCTGAATGTCGTGGGGCACCGGTTCATCTTCGGGAGGACGGCATGA
- a CDS encoding amino acid ABC transporter permease has product MIEFTLWDIVRHLLVGAAWTIGLSLIAFVSGGMVGLLILIGRISPRPALSRPARTYIEFFQDTPLLMQLFLIFFGVGLLGFDISPLITAALGLTLFTSAYLAEIWRGCVESIANGQWEAGESLALSRWQQLRFVILPQAVRIAVPPTVGFSVQVVKGTAVTSIIGFMEITKTGSMISNATFRPLLVYGMVAVGYFIICYPLSALARQVERRLHAACSR; this is encoded by the coding sequence ATGATCGAATTCACCCTCTGGGACATTGTCCGGCATCTGCTCGTGGGAGCGGCCTGGACCATCGGGCTGTCTCTCATCGCCTTCGTGTCGGGCGGCATGGTCGGCCTGCTGATCCTCATCGGCCGCATCTCGCCGCGCCCCGCCCTGTCCCGACCGGCCCGGACGTACATCGAATTCTTCCAGGACACGCCGCTTCTGATGCAGCTCTTCCTGATCTTTTTCGGCGTCGGGCTGCTCGGCTTCGACATCTCGCCACTGATCACGGCCGCGCTGGGCCTGACCCTGTTCACCAGCGCCTATCTGGCCGAAATCTGGCGCGGCTGCGTGGAGTCCATCGCAAACGGCCAGTGGGAGGCCGGGGAAAGCCTGGCCCTGAGCCGCTGGCAACAGCTGCGTTTCGTCATCCTGCCGCAGGCCGTCCGCATCGCCGTGCCCCCCACCGTGGGGTTCTCCGTCCAGGTGGTCAAGGGAACCGCGGTCACCTCGATCATAGGCTTCATGGAAATCACCAAAACCGGTTCCATGATCTCAAACGCGACATTCAGGCCGCTGCTTGTCTACGGCATGGTTGCCGTGGGATATTTCATCATCTGTTATCCGCTGTCGGCCCTGGCCAGACAGGTGGAAAGGAGGCTCCATGCCGCTTGTAGCCGCTGA
- a CDS encoding amino acid ABC transporter ATP-binding protein, whose product MPLVAAEGIHKSFGNNEVLKGVDLKVKEGEVVAVIGRSGSGKSTLLRILNGLESFDDGILVIDGERMTGMEKDLRPLRLKVGMVFQQFNLFPHLTAGENVMLAPRQVKKAEAVEVRALAEEMLARVGLADKFNAYPDQLSGGQQQRVAIARSLAMRPKVLLCDEITSALDPELVGEVLEVVRKLAEEGMTLIMVTHEMRFAREVGDKLIFMHQGKVHEQGDPKALFAAPTTPELASFIQAID is encoded by the coding sequence ATGCCGCTTGTAGCCGCTGAGGGCATTCACAAGAGTTTCGGGAACAACGAGGTCCTCAAGGGCGTCGATCTCAAGGTCAAGGAAGGCGAAGTCGTGGCCGTCATCGGCCGCAGCGGCTCCGGCAAGAGCACGCTGCTGCGCATCCTCAACGGTCTGGAGTCCTTTGACGACGGCATCCTGGTCATCGACGGCGAGCGCATGACCGGCATGGAAAAGGACCTCCGCCCCCTTCGGCTGAAGGTGGGCATGGTCTTCCAGCAGTTCAACCTGTTCCCCCACCTGACCGCCGGGGAAAACGTCATGCTCGCCCCGAGACAGGTCAAGAAGGCTGAGGCAGTCGAGGTCCGCGCCCTGGCCGAGGAAATGCTCGCCAGAGTGGGCCTTGCCGACAAGTTCAACGCCTATCCGGACCAGCTGTCCGGCGGCCAGCAGCAGCGGGTGGCCATTGCCCGCTCCCTGGCCATGCGGCCCAAGGTACTGTTGTGCGACGAGATCACCTCGGCCCTGGACCCGGAACTGGTGGGCGAGGTCCTGGAGGTGGTCCGCAAGCTGGCCGAGGAGGGCATGACCCTGATCATGGTCACCCACGAGATGCGCTTTGCCCGCGAGGTCGGCGACAAGCTCATCTTCATGCACCAGGGCAAGGTCCACGAGCAGGGCGACCCCAAGGCGCTCTTCGCCGCCCCGACCACCCCGGAACTGGCCTCGTTCATCCAGGCCATAGATTAA